ATGACCCCAACGATCTGTGATCTTTGAGTAGAAGTGAAGTTTCCCGCCTTGTCATTGCGGTCTCGAAGCGTGTTCACGTATCCTCGCAACTGACCGAGTTCTTTGAGTCCGATCTTGTCGCCAGGTCGTTTGACTTCTACGACGATCGCTGTACCAGAGTCCCCTAGACATAGGAAATCGAGCCTTCGCTGATCGCCCTCGCTCTCAGTGAAGTGGAAAGTTTCACGTAGAACAGTCTCGAGAGACCGCTCATGATGAAGAATTTGCCACATTGGATCGATGATCCAAGGATGTTCTCGAAGCAAATCTTGCATTGTCGGCTTTTCCGGGGCGCGATCCTTGATGAGTCGTCTTAGCGTTTGAATCACTACGACGCGACCTCTCACGAGCTGGGCCGCCTGAACAGCTTCAAGAATATCCCACTCACCCATCAGGTCGAGGATGGACTTTTGGTCAGACGTTGCGAGTTCACTCAGCTCTTTGAGGAGAGCGAAAAACTGCTCATTCTCGTAGGCGTTGAGAAGGATTTCGACAATCTGATCCAATCGTTCGGGCTCCATCGTAGGAGCGTCCGCAAGGGTCTGGATCGCCCTGAGTAGTTCCTTCTGCTGCCTTTCCGGAAACTTATCAATCCGGTCCATGTAGGGTGTGGTTGTCCTGAGCCGAGCCTTTTGCTTCTGGGCGCGCGCACTTGCCCACTTTCGGAGCGAGTCGCGCAGCATGGACTGACCCCATTCGAGGATGGGCAATGCGATCGGGTGCTCCCACAGCACAGTGGCCCGGTCGGTGGCGATGAGATCGTCTGTATATGAATCGAGACCGTCGACAAAAACTTCGCCAGTTAGGTACTGCAGACCGAGCTGATTCTGCGTGCCGCCGCTCATGTCGAAGAAGAATGGAGTCTGGACAAGTTTGCCTCGGGAAAGCACTGAGACTCCACGGATGTCATCGTTCTTTAGCGGCTTCTCTGTGAACCCCACCCACCACTGGACCGTTCCAACGCCAGGCAGATCCACGGTCTCAAGGCCGTCCTCTGGGTAGCGGAACTGGAGCTCGGTTTGGTCGGATGTGAGCATTTCCCCATTGATGAGCACTCGAAACTCGTGGCCGAGAATTGAGAAGCGCCTGCCCATGCTTCTTCGGAAGGAAGCTGCCGATATTCGATTCTTCAGCTGAAGTTCTGTTAACCGCACCTCGGTCCCGTGCGGTTGAATTTCGTTCACCCGAAGTGGTCGATCTTCAAGTATCACGGGCCTGTAGGTGTTGGTGTTGCTTCCCACCAGATCGTCGTAACTCATTCGGAACGAGGTAAGGTGGCGGTTGTTCACGGTTGTTACGGTGACGACTTTTGCTATTCCGAATCCTGCGAGCTTGCCAAGCCCCTTGCGGCCGAGAACGAGACGCCCGCCGGGGGAGCGGTCGGTGCCCGATGCACGCCGATCTCGTCCGACGAGTAGATACTTGTCATTTACATCTTCAAATGTCATACCGAGCCCATCATCCCGAATGACGATCTGGGAGCTCGCTTCGAGTGCAGCATCAAGAGGTACGTCGATCTGCACTTCGGATGCGTCTGCGTCATACGCGTTTGCGACAAGCTCTGCAATCGCGGGCACGGCGCCAGCGTACATTTGAAGCCCAAGATGGCGAACAAGCGATCCAGCAAAGTCCATTGTCAGCTCGCGATTGTTCACGGAACCCCTCTACACGATAGCCAAGGTTCCGCGAAGCGACGTCAGAACCATCCGATCCCGAGTGTACTCGGGGACGCGTGAAACGTTCGTGACTGAGGCCCGCTATCTGGGCGGGGAAATCCGGATTGGTCGGACTCGCGGTCGCGATTCGCGGAACGGGGGAAGGCTTGTCGTTTGATGCGGAGTATTGGCAAGTGGGTGGACGGATCCCTTTGAGTTCGGCCTTCGCTCTAGATTTCTAAAGAGGATGGAGCACCTGTCTCTGGTTGGTGGACTGACCCTTCTGTCCACAGAGGAGCGCCAGTCTTCAGCTTCGGTAAATGTTGGACATATGATACTGGAGGACGTGTGCAGCGGTGCGCATGGGGGACACGGATGGAGTGGGGATGAATTCAGCAGGCAAAGGTGTCGTCACCATCCGCGAGGCCGGGCCGGAGGACCGCCCAGGGCTGGTGCGGGTGATGGCCGAGGCGGGCCTGAGCGAGAGATTTCTGATGGAGCACGGCGTGGGGGACCCTCGGCTGGGGGACGCGGTCCCGCGGCGGGCTCTCGGGATGAAGGCGTTCCGCAAGGCCATCCTCAAGGGCGCCGGCGAACCGTCCTCTCCAGCGGCACTCCTGCTCGCCACCACGGCCCTCGTGGCGGTGGACCAGGAGGGGATCGTGGTGGGTGGCGGCGTGGTGGCCCCGAGCACTGCCTCGATCCAGGACGCGGTGGCCGGAAGTCCCTCGCGCCGGGAAGACCTCATGCTCCGCGGTCTCGCGGACACCCCGCAGCTGGTGGCCGTCGCGGTGGGTCCCGCGCATCGGCGCCGCGGCGTCGGCAAGGCCCTGTTCGACGCGCTCGTCTGGCACTACAGGCTGTCCGGGGCTCCACTCCTCCACGGGGTCATCGAGGCGGAGGCCGACCCCTGGCTCCAGGAGTTCCTGCGGAGATCCGGGTTCCGGGTGGCCGGGCCGGACGCTTTCCTGGACTTCACCGCCGTGTACGCCGCCCGGTCCTATCTGGCGAGCGGCCCGGGCCGTCGATTCTTCTACCTGGACCTCCGGAATCCCGGGAGCCGGCACTGGGAGCTCCCGGCCACGACCCACGACGGGCGGGACGCTCCGGTGCGGTCGGTTCCCCGGGACCGCTGACGTCCGCGTGCGGAGGTCTGCCTGGAGCGCCGTCAGCCCGGATAACTGCGGGACGTCGAAGGACGCGACGAGAGCGAGATGGTCGCTGTCGCCGGCCCGCACCATCGTGTTCTCCCGGGGCAGGAGCCCGCGCTGGAAGACGTGGTCGATCCTGGCCAGCGGGAACCCGGCCGGCCAGCTGAACCCGAAGGACGGGGTGCTCTGCGCCGGTTCGGACAAGGCTGAACGGATCCCGGCCAGGGCGGGGTCCTGAGCCACCGCGTTGAAGTCGCCCACCGCCACGGCCCGCGGCGCGTCATCCTTCGCGATCACCTGCGAGAGGTCGCGGAGCATCTCGTCCCGGGCACCCTGTTCCCCTGGCCGGACCGAGGCGGCATGCACGGCGTACAGGGTCAGGGTCCCGCCGGGCGCCTCGACGTCCGCCGCCAAGGCCCGCTTCCAGCCCAGTCCCAGGCCCAGTGCGCGCGTGTTGCTGAGCGGGTACCGGCTCCAGATGCCCACCGTTCCCACGGTGTACGCGTGCGGATAGCGCTCGCCCAGCACCTCCCGCGCGGCGCTGCGGCCGGCGTCGTCGAGTTCCACCAGGACGACGACGCCGGCGCCCCGTTCCGCGAGTGCGCTCGCCGCCCGTGCCGTGGAGTCCGCTCCGCTGCCGGCGTGCACGTTCTGGCTCGCCACGGTGATCCGCCCGTCATCCGCGCCGCCCTGCGTTTGAGGAGCGGACGACAACTGAAGCGGGATCAGGGCAGGGACGGCCATCAGCCCCCACGCCAGGAGCGGGACCAGGAGGACGGCCCTGGCGCGCCGTCGCGCCCAGGGCATGCAGCCCAGGCACAGCAGCGCCGGAACCCAGAGCCACGGGAGGATGATCGCGAAGAACGTTCCGGCGGGTCCCGCGAGCACGAGGTGCAGGAACGCGGCCGCCGTGATCGCCGCCGCTGCGCCGAGCAGCACCAGATCCCGCGGGCGGAGACGAGTGGACCTGGTCCGGTCGTCTGAGGCGGGAGTGGAGGTGCGGGTCGGGTTCAGGGGGTTCACGCGGGGGATTCCTGGGCTCGGGGGCAAGGCGTCGTCGGTCCGGCGAGAGGGCCGGTCCGGATTGTTCTACATTTATCAAGCGAATCCGGGAGCGGGCTGGGCGCCGTCGCCGGGCGTACACTCACAGTCACCGGTTTCCGCACCGTACTCCGCCCCGAACCTCAGACCCCGAACGCAGGTGATCCGTCCCGTGGCCCGCACCGTCACCACCCCCGACGAACCCGTGGATCTGCTGCGTCGCCGGCTCAGAGCGGGGGAGTGGCCGGTGGGGTCGAAGATCCCCAATGACGCGGCGCTCGCGGACATCCTCTCGGCCCCGCAGAGCGCGGTCCGTGAAGCCGTGCGCTGTCTGGTGCACGCCGGCGTCCTGGAATCCCTGCCCGGGAAGGGCACGTTCGTCAGGGCCGTCAGTGAGCTGCCCGGCGCCCTGGTGGGGCGGGTCAAGGACGAGCTCACGCTGCATGCGATGGAGGCCCGTGAGGCGCTCGAGTCGTATGCCGTCCGTCTCGCCGCGCGCCGCATCTCCGAAGCTCAGCTGGCCGAGCTCCGCGCCACGCTCAAGGCCAGGGGAAGCGCCCCGGATCTGGGGACCGTGGCGCGGGAGGACATCCGCTTCCACCGTCTGGTCGTGGCGGCCACGGGCAATTCGCTCATGGTCGAGATGTACGAAGGGCTCGATCAGGGGAGGGTCTTCGACTTCAGCAGCATGAAGGAGATCTCCCCGGAGGAGTCCCTTCAGGCTGAGCACGAGGACCTGGTCGAGGCGCTGGCCTCCCGCGACGTGCAGGCCTGTGCCCGCGCTGTCGACCACCTGCTGGCTCACGTCCGCGCCAAAGTCCTGGCGCCCGGCGGAGCGGACTGAATGACGCCTCGCTGCGCAGGGTGAGGCGTCAGGGGATGCGGTCGGCCAGCAGGGCGGCCGCCGTCGGCTGATGAGCGACGATCGCTCTCAGGAGCTCCCCCCGCGCGAACTGGACCCGCGGGACGTCGACAACCGGCTCGTCGCCGGCCGTCCGGGTCATGTTTTCCAGGAGGGAGAGCCGGTCATAGATGCGCAGCATGAGCGCATTGCCGGAAGCGACGATCACCTCCCGCTCGAAATCCTCCCCAGACGCCCCGGAGGGCTCGACGTCGGCGGCGAGAAGGGCGTCCAGCCTGGCCAGCTCCTCGGCGGAGGCGCGGGTGGCCGCGAGCCGTGCGGCCTGCGTCAGGAGCGCCCTGCGGGTCTCCGACACCAGCTCCCAGCGATCGCCGTCCGGCCCCGGTGAGCCCTGGGTGGCGGCGAGGGTCGAGCTGTCCTGCGCACCGCCTTTGACGCCGATCACCAGGCGTCCGTCCGCGGGCCTGGTGGTGAGGATGCCGCGGCGGTGCAGGCCGTCCAGCACCTCATGAGCGTGTTCGAGGTCGGAGGCGCCGAAGATCAGCGCCAGCTCGTCCCACGTGGGCAGCAGCCCGCCTTCCGGCCAGACCCCCGAGTCGATCCAGTGTTCGAGCTTCTTGCCGAAGTCGTTGGAGACAGGCCGGGTCTGCTGGGGAGTGTGTTCGGAACGCACTCGGCAATTGTACGACAGCTGGACATTTAATTGAATGAATGTGTGCGCGAGTGTGCGTTTCGCCGTCGGGGTCTTCCGGCGGCGCTCTCAGGGCGGGTTATTTCGACGCGCTGGGCCGGTTGGCGCCGTCGAGCAATTGAAGGGTCGCGGCGACCGCGCCGTCCGGATCGTGGCGTTCGAGCGCGTCGAGAATGGCCTGATGTTCCTCGAGGAGGAATCCGTCGGTGTTCAGGCCCGAATAATTGCTCTCGTCGTGAATCACCGCCGGTTCGAGGCCGTGATGGAGTTCGGTGATCAGCGGATTGCCGGAGGCCGCGACGATGCCCTGGTGAAAACGCACATCGGCCTGCAGGCGGTCGGCGGGCGTCTCGCCGGCGTAGCGCTCGCGGAGGAGCTCGCGGAGTTCCCCGATCTGGCTTTCCGTGATCCTGGACGCGGCGAGGCGGGCCGCCTGGACTTCGAGGGCTTCGCGCACCTCGAACACTTCGTTGACCGATTCCTCGGAGATGCGGCGGCCGAGGACGGCCCCGAGTTCGCTGGTGGAGCGGACATACGTGCCGTCTCCGGGGCGGGACTCCAGCAGTCCGAGGTGGACCAGCGCCCGCAGTGCTTCCCGGACCGTGTTGCGGCTGGTGCCGAAGGTCCGGACCAGGTCGTGCTCACCCGGAACCTTGGTCCCGACGGGCCAGGTTCCATTCATGATCTGCTCGCGCAACTGCGTTCCGATCTGGACGGACAGCGGAACGTTGCGGACAGTGGGTTGTAGGTGATGCACCCCATAAGAGTAGGACATTTAGCACGGAAATGCGTGGGTGATGCGTAAATCCGAGCGCTATGACAGGCCGGCGTGGCGAGCCTCACGGAAATCACCGCCACGCTTTGCCTGCGCTGTCCGGCGGGATGAATGGCGGCGCCGGGAATTCCGGCGCAGAAGTGTTCCTGGGACCTTTTTGATTTCTCTTCTTCGGATGAATTGTGGACCTGTTCCGAACCCGGACTGAGGTGTCGGCGGCGCCGGCCCCTCGGGCGCGCCGCCGAGGTCGGGAAACGACCGCGACGATCGTCTTCAAATGTCCGACATTTGCTGGTACCTTAATGCCTGAGGGCCGCGACGGGTCTCGACCATGAGGGAAGGTCCTGTCGGCGTGCCCGGAAGCGGCTCCCGAGGGGCCGCCGTCGTCGTGGTGAAGGCCGGAGGAAGGGAACGCCTGATGGGCCGCATATTCGGCAATCGCCTGCGCGCTGAACGTCTGTCGCGAGGGCTGACGCAGGAGCAATTGGGCGGGCCCGAATGTTCGCACAGCTACGTCTCCCTGCTCGAGAGGGGCGTCCGGGAGCCGTCCATGGAGATCCTCGGCGGGCTCGCCCGCCGCCTCGGCCTGCCGCCCGGTGAGCTGGAGCAATGGGCGCTGCAGCCGACGGTGCAGGACCAGGAGTACTCTCTGGCCGCCTTGCACGCGTGGTGCGCCTGGGACGTCGGCGATTATGAGTCGGCCGCCTCGCACGCCCTGGTGGCGGCGCAGTTCGCTCGGGAGAGCCGCAAGGACGCGACCGTGTGCGAGATGAATCTCTTGAGGGCCGAGTGCCTGACCCGGCTGGGCCGTCACGAACAGGGCCGGAATCTGGTGAATCTGCTGCTGGCCAACACGCTGACCTCAGGAAACGCAGGTCTGCGATCCGAGGCGCATCAGTTGTCGGCCCGGATGTCCCTGGCCGAGCAGTCGTTCCGCGGCGCGGCGGCTCAGGCGCAGGAGGGCCTGACGCAGGGAGCCGTCCTCGGCGAGGATTCCACGGTGCGCCTGTCCGCCCTGCATCTCGTCATCCGCGCGCTGCTGAGCGAGGGGCACAAGGAGGCGGCATGGCGGCACTGTGAGCTGGCGTCCGACGACGTCGTCCCCGAGCGGGCGCCCGCCCACCTGAGAGGGCGACTGGCCTGGGTGGTCGGGGATGTCGCTTTCGCCCGCGGGCAGGCGAAGCGGGGGATCGAACGCCATGAGAGAGCCGTCGGGCTTCTGCGGCCCCAGGTCGACCTGAAGGAGTGGGCCGCGTTCAACCTGAGTTCGGCCCGGGCCAGGCTGGAGGCCGGGGTGGCGGACGACGCCACGCTCGCCTGCCTTGATCGTGCAGGCTCCGCGCAGGACATCCTGGGGCAGGACGACCCGGGAACCGGCAACCCGGGAATCGGCGGGGAGCCGCAGCGTGAGCTGAGGTTGCTGAGGGCCTGGTGGCTGCATGCCCAGGGCCGGGACTCCGAAGCGCTGGACCAGTTGGCCCCGTTCGAGGAGCGCAGTCAGCGCATGGACCGGCTCTCGTCCGAGGCGGCCTTCCTCGGAGGGCGGATCCTGCTGGGGCTCGGTGCGCCGGACGACGCGCTGGCCCGCCTGGCTCTTGCCCAGGAGGGGTTCTTCCGGCTGCGGAATCTCAGGGGCGCGCAAGGTGTCGCGGATCTGATCCTGGACATCTCCCGGACGCGTTACGCGAACCCTTCCCCGGCCCTCGCGCACTGCGCGGCGAGCTGACGGGCACGTCCGGGGACAGGGGCGCCAGTGTCGCCGGGCCTTACGGGTTGAGGGTGCCGCCGGTCTCCTGGAGGTAGCAGCTGCCGCACAGGGACTCGTACTGGACTTCCTCCCCGTCGATGGCGACCTGACCGCCGTCGAACACGAACCTGCCTCCGACGATCCGGGTGTTGAAGACCGCCTTGCGGCCGCAGCGGCAGATGGTCTTGAGCTCCTCGAGCGAGTGGGCGATCTCGAGGAGGCGCGCGGCGCCCGGGAAGGCCTGAGTGCGGAAGTCCGTCCTGATGCCGTAGGCCAGCACCGGGATGTCGTCCAGGACGGCGATCCGGAACAGGCCGTCCGCCTGTTCGGGCGTGAGGAACTGCGCCTCGTCCACCAGAAGGCAGGCGACAGGCGCCATGTCGACGTGCTCCAGAAGCGCCTCCGGATCGTCCCCGGCAGCGCGCTGGCGGACCAGGGAGCGGACATCGGCGTCGTGCGGGATCAGGAAGTCGACCTCACGCTCCACGCCGAGGCGGGACACGATCGAGGTGTCGCCCTTCGTGTCGATCCCGGGCTTGGCCAGCAGCACCCGCTGGCCGCGCTCCTCGTAGTTGAAGGCCACCTGCAGCAGGGCCGTGGACTTCCCCGAATTCATGGCGCCGTAGCGGAAGTAGAGCTTGGCCACGGTCAGCAGGCCTCGGTCCGGGGCGCGGCGGAGGCGCGGCAAGAGAAGGACATGACTGATAAGTCTAGTGGCGTCCGCGCCGCTCGGCTCAGATGCTGACGTACACCTTGCGCAGTGTCTCGTGCACGGTCCAGACGGTGTGCTGGCCCTCTCGCAGGCGCACCAGGTCCCCGGGCCCGACGTCCAGGGTGTGCGTGATCTCGTCGTCCTTTCCCTGGAAGTCGATGCGGGCCGAGCCGCTGAGCACGACGAACACCTCCTCCGCCTCCACGTCCGTGGCCACGCCCGGGGTCATCTCCCAGACGCCCACACCTGAGCCTCCGAGGTCCTCGAGTTCCAGGACCGCCGCCGTGGGAGAACCGCTCAGCACCTGCTCGGCCGGCAGGGCTTCGTGGACCAGCTCGGCGGTGGGGACGTGGCACAGTGCCGTGACGGAAGGTTCGGTACCCATGATTCTCCTGCTCGGGGCGATGCGGTGGATGTCCGCATACTATACCGAGCAGTTCAGTATGGGGAAGGGCTCCGCGGCCAGGGGTGCCGGAGGCGGGCCGCGGGTGCAGAATGGCGGAAGGGTCGCCGGCTGGGCGATCCTGCCACGCGGCAAGGAGGCAGTCATGAGGGTCGCCATCGCAGGAGGCAGCGGCACTGTGGGCGAGCGTGTCACGCGGGCCGTGCGGGAGCGGGGGCACGAGGCCGTGGTGCTGTCGCGCGCGGCCGGCGTGGACATCCGCGACGCCGGCGCCGTCCGGCGGGCGCTCGAGGGGGCGGACGCCGTCGTCGACGTGCTGAACATCAACACCCTGAACACCGACCGCGCCACGGAGTTCTTCACCTCCGCCACCGCGGCGTTGCTGGACGCGGAGAAGGCGGCCGGCGTCGGGCATCATGTGGTGCTCTCGATCGTCGGGGTGGACCGCGCGCCGCACGGGTACTACGCGGCCAAGCTGGCCCAGGAGCGTCTCGTGGAGTCCGGAGGCATCCCCTGGAGCATCCAGCGCGCCACGCAGTTCCACGACTTCGCCCGGCAGATGTACGACGGCGCGCGGCTGGGCCCGCTGCACCTGGCGCCCCGCGGGCGGGTCCAGCCGGTGGGCGCCGATGAGGTCGCGGATCGTCTGGCGGGGGTCGTCGAAGGCGGTCCCGCCGGACGGGTGCCCGACCTCGCAGGACCGCAGGAGGAGAGCCTGGAGCGGATGGTGCGGGCCTATGCACATGCACAGGGGGCGGGCGGCTGGATTCCTGCGATCTCTCTGCCCGGAGGGCTCGGCCGGGCGCAGCGGGACGGGTCCTTGCTGCCCGGCCCCGACGCGATCTTGGGCCGGCAGACGTTCGACGCGTGGCTGAGCGGGCGCGATCCGGATTGATGCCTCGCGGAGTATGTGATGGACAACACATACTCCTCTCGGGATGTCTGTGCACCGGCGGCGAGTACAGAGATTCCAACGATCGTTGTTCACCTGCACATGGGGCGCCCGCGGCCGGTTTTCTAGGCTTGAAGTCAAGCTTTCAGAGAACTAGCAAGACAACGAGGGGTTTCAACGATGAAGCGCATCGCCTTGGTCCATGAACGTGCCGTTTCCACCGCGGAGACCGGCGCTCACTGCCCGGCCTCGGGCACCTGGTTCCCGGAGGGCGATCCCTCCAAGGAGCAGTTCATCCCCGAGGGGCACGTGCTGCCCATGGTGGACGGGCGTCCCGCAGTGTGGGTGCGGCGGTCCAGCCGTGTCGCCCAGATGGCCTGACGCCGGACAACGCGAGGGATTCCCTCAATATCGCCTGTGCGCCTGAAGGATGCCGCCGGACCGGGAGTCCGGCGGCATCCTGCGTTCCGCGTCGCGTTCAGCTCCGCGGGGCGTCCAGATCGCTCAGCTTGAGTTCCTTCGTCTCGCGGGCGCAGGCCACCGCGATGATCGAGATGACGCCCATGAGCGCCAGGTACAGGCCGATCGCCAGACCGCTGCCGAAGGCCTGGTAGAGCGCCAGGGCGACGATCGGCGAGAGTGAACCCGCCACGAGGGATGCCAGGTTGTAGGCGATCGACGTCCCCGAGTAGCGCACCGACGTCGGGAAGAGCTCCGAGAAGAAGGCGCCGATCACCGAGCTGTAGGCGGCGAAGATCAGGAGACCGCCCACCGCCGCGAGGATGATCATCCCGGGGTTCCTGGTGTCCAGCAGGGCGAAGAAGGCGAAGCCCCAGGCCACGGTGGCGACGGAGGCGGCGATCATGACCGGCTTGCGGCCGATCCGGTCCGCGAGGATCGCGAGCAGCGGAATGGCCACCACGGCCACGGCCTGCCCGATCATCACGGCGTTCAGGCCGACCTGACGGTTGAGCTTCAGGATCTCCGTGACGTACGTGATGATGAACAGCGAGTAGATGTAGAAGCCGGCGTTCTCGCCCATCCGGCTGCCCGCCGCGATGAGGATCTCCCGCCAGTGCTTGCGGAAGGCGGTGAAGACCGGCAGTTTGGCCGCCGCGCCGTGCTGCGCCTCGGCCTGCGCCTGCGAGGCCTTGAAGAGCGGCGTCTCCTGCACATAGAGCCGCAGGATGAGACCGATGATCACGAGTACGGCGGACAGGCCGAAAGCGATGCGCCAGCCCCACGCGAGGAACTCGGCCTGCGGCAGTACGGCGGAGAGGATCGCGAGGACGCCGGCGGCCAGAAGGTTGCCGAGCGGAGGGCCGACGTTCGGCCAGGAGGCCCAGAAGGCGCGCTTGGTGCTGTCGTCGCTGTACTCGGAGACGAGAAGCACCGCGCCGCCCCATTCGCCGCCGAGGGCGAAGCCCTGCACGAGGCGGAGGAAGAGCAGCAGCAGGGGCGCCCAGACGCCGATCGAGGCGTAGGGCGGAATGACGGCGATCAGGGCGGTCGCGATGCCCATCAGCAGAAGGCTGGCCACCAGGGTGGTCTTGCGGCCGTGCTTGTCGCCGTAGTGGCCGAGGACCAGCGCGCCCAGAGGCCGCGCCAGGAACCCCGCCGCGAAGGTGCCCATCGCCAGCATCGTGCTCACCACGGGGTCTCCCGTGGGGAAGAACAGCTTGTTGAAGACCAGGGCGGCGGCGGTGCCGTACAGGAAGAAGTCGTACCACTCGACGGCGGTGCCGGCCAGGCTGGAGGCCGCGACTGCCGGGAGGGTGGTGTGTTTGCGCCGTTCCGGGCGGGTGACGGTGGGTGTGCTCATGTGAACCTCGTTGATGCCGGGGCCGCTGCGTCAGGGCGGCGGAGCCAGGGTGGAACGGTGATCCCCGGGCCGGGAATGTGACCGTACACACACTGTAGATTGAGTGTATACAACGCGTCTACGATTTTTCCGAGGTTGCTGAAGCGTGAAGCCGGTGGTGTGGAACGTGGCGACGCCCGCGAGATGACAGGTGGTGCCCTCACCCGAGCCGGGTGAGGGCACCACCTGTCATCTCGCGGAGTGGGGGTGGCTCAGTGCCAGAACCCCAGGGAGAACTCGGCGATCAGGGTCG
Above is a window of Arthrobacter sp. Y-9 DNA encoding:
- a CDS encoding ATP-binding protein; its protein translation is MNNRELTMDFAGSLVRHLGLQMYAGAVPAIAELVANAYDADASEVQIDVPLDAALEASSQIVIRDDGLGMTFEDVNDKYLLVGRDRRASGTDRSPGGRLVLGRKGLGKLAGFGIAKVVTVTTVNNRHLTSFRMSYDDLVGSNTNTYRPVILEDRPLRVNEIQPHGTEVRLTELQLKNRISAASFRRSMGRRFSILGHEFRVLINGEMLTSDQTELQFRYPEDGLETVDLPGVGTVQWWVGFTEKPLKNDDIRGVSVLSRGKLVQTPFFFDMSGGTQNQLGLQYLTGEVFVDGLDSYTDDLIATDRATVLWEHPIALPILEWGQSMLRDSLRKWASARAQKQKARLRTTTPYMDRIDKFPERQQKELLRAIQTLADAPTMEPERLDQIVEILLNAYENEQFFALLKELSELATSDQKSILDLMGEWDILEAVQAAQLVRGRVVVIQTLRRLIKDRAPEKPTMQDLLREHPWIIDPMWQILHHERSLETVLRETFHFTESEGDQRRLDFLCLGDSGTAIVVEVKRPGDKIGLKELGQLRGYVNTLRDRNDKAGNFTSTQRSQIVGVMIYSELKDEPGIQNEIREMKNAGYRISPWDHLLEAAERLHREYLDVITERAPQDDPRIQAIQNDALRAVGEDS
- a CDS encoding endonuclease/exonuclease/phosphatase family protein, which produces MNPLNPTRTSTPASDDRTRSTRLRPRDLVLLGAAAAITAAAFLHLVLAGPAGTFFAIILPWLWVPALLCLGCMPWARRRARAVLLVPLLAWGLMAVPALIPLQLSSAPQTQGGADDGRITVASQNVHAGSGADSTARAASALAERGAGVVVLVELDDAGRSAAREVLGERYPHAYTVGTVGIWSRYPLSNTRALGLGLGWKRALAADVEAPGGTLTLYAVHAASVRPGEQGARDEMLRDLSQVIAKDDAPRAVAVGDFNAVAQDPALAGIRSALSEPAQSTPSFGFSWPAGFPLARIDHVFQRGLLPRENTMVRAGDSDHLALVASFDVPQLSGLTALQADLRTRTSAVPGNRPHRSVPPVVGRGRELPVPAPGIPEVQVEESTARAARQIGPGGVHGGEVQESVRPGHPEPGSPQELLEPGVGLRLDDPVEEWSPGQPVVPDERVEQGLADAAAPMRGTHRDGHQLRGVRETAEHEVFPARGTSGHRVLDRGSARGHHAATHHDPLLVHRHEGRGGEQECRWRGRFAGALEDGLAERLHPESPPRDRVPQPRVPHAVLHQKSLAQARLGHHPHQPWAVLRPGLADGDDTFAC
- a CDS encoding FCD domain-containing protein is translated as MARTVTTPDEPVDLLRRRLRAGEWPVGSKIPNDAALADILSAPQSAVREAVRCLVHAGVLESLPGKGTFVRAVSELPGALVGRVKDELTLHAMEAREALESYAVRLAARRISEAQLAELRATLKARGSAPDLGTVAREDIRFHRLVVAATGNSLMVEMYEGLDQGRVFDFSSMKEISPEESLQAEHEDLVEALASRDVQACARAVDHLLAHVRAKVLAPGGAD
- a CDS encoding FCD domain-containing protein, with product MRSEHTPQQTRPVSNDFGKKLEHWIDSGVWPEGGLLPTWDELALIFGASDLEHAHEVLDGLHRRGILTTRPADGRLVIGVKGGAQDSSTLAATQGSPGPDGDRWELVSETRRALLTQAARLAATRASAEELARLDALLAADVEPSGASGEDFEREVIVASGNALMLRIYDRLSLLENMTRTAGDEPVVDVPRVQFARGELLRAIVAHQPTAAALLADRIP
- a CDS encoding FadR/GntR family transcriptional regulator; protein product: MHHLQPTVRNVPLSVQIGTQLREQIMNGTWPVGTKVPGEHDLVRTFGTSRNTVREALRALVHLGLLESRPGDGTYVRSTSELGAVLGRRISEESVNEVFEVREALEVQAARLAASRITESQIGELRELLRERYAGETPADRLQADVRFHQGIVAASGNPLITELHHGLEPAVIHDESNYSGLNTDGFLLEEHQAILDALERHDPDGAVAATLQLLDGANRPSASK
- a CDS encoding helix-turn-helix transcriptional regulator: MGRIFGNRLRAERLSRGLTQEQLGGPECSHSYVSLLERGVREPSMEILGGLARRLGLPPGELEQWALQPTVQDQEYSLAALHAWCAWDVGDYESAASHALVAAQFARESRKDATVCEMNLLRAECLTRLGRHEQGRNLVNLLLANTLTSGNAGLRSEAHQLSARMSLAEQSFRGAAAQAQEGLTQGAVLGEDSTVRLSALHLVIRALLSEGHKEAAWRHCELASDDVVPERAPAHLRGRLAWVVGDVAFARGQAKRGIERHERAVGLLRPQVDLKEWAAFNLSSARARLEAGVADDATLACLDRAGSAQDILGQDDPGTGNPGIGGEPQRELRLLRAWWLHAQGRDSEALDQLAPFEERSQRMDRLSSEAAFLGGRILLGLGAPDDALARLALAQEGFFRLRNLRGAQGVADLILDISRTRYANPSPALAHCAAS
- a CDS encoding thymidine kinase; amino-acid sequence: MAKLYFRYGAMNSGKSTALLQVAFNYEERGQRVLLAKPGIDTKGDTSIVSRLGVEREVDFLIPHDADVRSLVRQRAAGDDPEALLEHVDMAPVACLLVDEAQFLTPEQADGLFRIAVLDDIPVLAYGIRTDFRTQAFPGAARLLEIAHSLEELKTICRCGRKAVFNTRIVGGRFVFDGGQVAIDGEEVQYESLCGSCYLQETGGTLNP
- a CDS encoding cupin domain-containing protein, yielding MGTEPSVTALCHVPTAELVHEALPAEQVLSGSPTAAVLELEDLGGSGVGVWEMTPGVATDVEAEEVFVVLSGSARIDFQGKDDEITHTLDVGPGDLVRLREGQHTVWTVHETLRKVYVSI
- a CDS encoding NAD(P)H-binding protein, with the translated sequence MRVAIAGGSGTVGERVTRAVRERGHEAVVLSRAAGVDIRDAGAVRRALEGADAVVDVLNINTLNTDRATEFFTSATAALLDAEKAAGVGHHVVLSIVGVDRAPHGYYAAKLAQERLVESGGIPWSIQRATQFHDFARQMYDGARLGPLHLAPRGRVQPVGADEVADRLAGVVEGGPAGRVPDLAGPQEESLERMVRAYAHAQGAGGWIPAISLPGGLGRAQRDGSLLPGPDAILGRQTFDAWLSGRDPD
- a CDS encoding MFS transporter, with product MSTPTVTRPERRKHTTLPAVAASSLAGTAVEWYDFFLYGTAAALVFNKLFFPTGDPVVSTMLAMGTFAAGFLARPLGALVLGHYGDKHGRKTTLVASLLLMGIATALIAVIPPYASIGVWAPLLLLFLRLVQGFALGGEWGGAVLLVSEYSDDSTKRAFWASWPNVGPPLGNLLAAGVLAILSAVLPQAEFLAWGWRIAFGLSAVLVIIGLILRLYVQETPLFKASQAQAEAQHGAAAKLPVFTAFRKHWREILIAAGSRMGENAGFYIYSLFIITYVTEILKLNRQVGLNAVMIGQAVAVVAIPLLAILADRIGRKPVMIAASVATVAWGFAFFALLDTRNPGMIILAAVGGLLIFAAYSSVIGAFFSELFPTSVRYSGTSIAYNLASLVAGSLSPIVALALYQAFGSGLAIGLYLALMGVISIIAVACARETKELKLSDLDAPRS